In Anseongella ginsenosidimutans, one genomic interval encodes:
- a CDS encoding cold-shock protein, whose product METGTVKFFNEAKGFGFIKHDDSAKETFVHSTGLIDHIKENDRVQFDLKQGTKGINAVNVKRI is encoded by the coding sequence ATGGAAACAGGAACGGTAAAGTTCTTTAACGAAGCCAAAGGATTTGGTTTTATTAAACATGACGACTCTGCAAAGGAAACATTCGTACATAGCACTGGCCTCATTGACCACATCAAGGAAAATGACCGGGTACAATTCGACCTTAAACAGGGAACGAAAGGTATCAATGCAGTAAATGTAAAACGCATCTGA
- a CDS encoding Nramp family divalent metal transporter, giving the protein MARSNSSESLSEVHSSVAIPTGKSPWKKFLAFIGPAYLVGVGYMDPGNWATDLAGGSNFGYSLIWVLLMSNLMALLLQSLSARLGIVRGLDLAQASRNTYPPIVNIPLYILAEIAIAATDLAEVIGMAIGLQLLFGLPLIAGVSITVLDTILVLFLMNRGIRLMEIFIVSMVSIIGLSFLAEMIIASPDLGEVVRGFEPSLLSGEALYIAIGIIGATVMPHNLYLHSSLVQTRKLDRSPSGLRDALKFNFLDTTIALNLAFFVNAAILILAATAFYKNGMMVDEIQDAHRLLEDLFGSLAPTLFAIALIAAGQSSTITGTLAGQIVMEGYLNLRIRPWLRRLLTRLLAIIPAFFTILYFGEDALGNLLVLSQVVLSLQLGFAVIPLIHFNSDRVRMGEYTIKTWVKVLAWSAAIIIVGLNVKLVAESIGGWIGGAENPVYLYIFVVPVAIITGILLLYVTFGPLIRRERRLKRNIPHGEALSITLPDKMELRRIALTIDFSRNDRDTIRYALMQGGKQANYLLIHIVESAGAHYMGGEIRDFETRSDEENIKKYVEDIRKLGYQADYRIGYGKTAPSIARIISEDACDFLVMGAHGHRALKDIILGTTVDAVRHLVKVPVLIVRKEE; this is encoded by the coding sequence ATGGCACGAAGCAATAGCAGCGAATCCCTCAGCGAAGTTCATTCCAGCGTCGCTATTCCTACGGGGAAAAGCCCCTGGAAAAAGTTTCTGGCATTCATCGGGCCCGCTTACCTGGTAGGGGTGGGATACATGGATCCCGGAAACTGGGCAACCGACCTTGCCGGGGGAAGCAATTTCGGCTATTCACTGATCTGGGTCCTGCTAATGTCCAATCTCATGGCTCTGCTGCTGCAATCGCTGAGTGCGAGGCTGGGGATTGTGCGCGGCCTGGACCTGGCCCAGGCTTCACGAAATACTTATCCGCCGATTGTAAATATACCTTTATACATCCTGGCGGAAATAGCCATTGCGGCTACTGATCTGGCAGAGGTGATCGGGATGGCTATCGGGCTGCAGCTGCTTTTCGGGCTTCCGCTGATAGCCGGCGTATCCATTACCGTACTTGATACGATACTTGTTCTATTCCTGATGAACCGGGGCATCCGGCTGATGGAGATCTTCATCGTTTCCATGGTCTCGATCATTGGATTGTCCTTTTTAGCGGAAATGATCATCGCCAGCCCGGATTTAGGGGAAGTAGTCCGGGGTTTTGAGCCCTCCCTGCTATCCGGCGAAGCGCTTTACATTGCTATTGGGATTATCGGGGCTACGGTAATGCCCCATAACCTCTACCTTCATTCTTCCCTCGTTCAAACAAGGAAGCTAGACAGGAGCCCCTCCGGCCTCCGGGACGCATTGAAGTTTAATTTTCTTGATACCACGATAGCCCTGAACCTCGCATTTTTTGTGAACGCAGCCATTCTTATTCTTGCCGCTACCGCCTTTTATAAGAACGGAATGATGGTGGATGAAATTCAGGACGCCCACCGCCTGCTGGAGGACCTGTTCGGATCGCTTGCTCCCACCTTATTTGCCATTGCGTTGATCGCGGCCGGGCAAAGCTCCACCATTACCGGCACGCTGGCCGGGCAGATCGTCATGGAAGGATACCTTAATCTTCGCATCCGGCCCTGGCTTCGCCGTTTACTCACCCGCCTGCTGGCCATTATTCCCGCATTTTTTACCATTCTTTATTTCGGAGAAGATGCTCTTGGAAATCTCCTGGTCCTTAGCCAGGTGGTGCTTAGCCTGCAATTGGGTTTTGCCGTTATCCCGCTTATTCATTTCAATAGCGACAGGGTCCGCATGGGCGAATACACCATAAAAACATGGGTAAAGGTCCTGGCCTGGTCGGCAGCTATTATCATTGTGGGGCTAAATGTAAAACTGGTGGCGGAAAGTATCGGCGGTTGGATTGGCGGAGCAGAAAACCCGGTTTATCTCTATATATTTGTGGTTCCGGTAGCTATTATTACCGGCATACTGCTGCTCTATGTGACCTTCGGGCCATTGATCAGGCGGGAACGGCGATTGAAAAGAAATATTCCTCATGGGGAAGCGCTGAGCATCACACTTCCCGACAAGATGGAATTGAGAAGAATAGCGCTGACGATCGATTTTTCCAGGAATGACCGGGATACAATCCGGTACGCGCTTATGCAGGGAGGAAAGCAAGCCAACTACCTGCTTATTCATATCGTGGAATCGGCCGGGGCTCATTATATGGGTGGGGAGATCCGGGATTTTGAAACGCGCAGCGACGAAGAGAATATAAAAAAATACGTGGAAGATATCAGGAAGCTCGGCTACCAGGCCGACTACAGGATCGGTTACGGAAAGACCGCTCCTTCCATTGCCAGGATCATTTCAGAAGATGCATGCGACTTCCTGGTAATGGGCGCTCACGGCCACCGCGCATTAAAGGATATTATTTTAGGCACAACAGTTGATGCGGTAAGGCACCTGGTGAAAGTACCTGTTCTGATTGTCAGAAAGGAAGAGTAA
- a CDS encoding DEAD/DEAH box helicase — protein MTFDKLNIIAPILKALETEGYTNPTPIQEQSIPHLLQGSDLSGAAQTGTGKTAAFTIPMLQLLEQGALVSKHPNNKLRALILAPTRELAIQIGESISSYGRNLRFRHAVIYGGVPKNQQIRAMRGNPDIVVATPGRLLDLMGMGVVKLDSISFFVLDEADRMLDMGFIHDIRKIVAKLPPARQNVFFSATMPSDIRQLANTILRDPVNVAVTPVSSSCETVQQSIFMVEKNNKLNLLLHILREEPIKNALVFSRTKHGADKLAKSLNSVGINAAAIHGNKTQGARQIALERFKNGKARVLVATDIAARGIDIDELSHVINFHLPNEPETYVHRIGRTGRAGASGIAFSFCDREERPYLKSIHKLIRKEIPVKEDHPFHMHIEIAEKQPVVFNKNPFRQRGRRPAMAGRRIA, from the coding sequence ATGACATTCGACAAATTAAATATCATAGCGCCTATATTAAAGGCGTTAGAAACAGAGGGTTATACTAATCCTACGCCTATACAGGAACAGTCCATCCCCCATTTACTTCAGGGAAGCGACCTTTCCGGCGCGGCGCAGACCGGTACTGGAAAAACTGCTGCTTTTACTATTCCCATGCTGCAGTTGCTGGAACAAGGGGCATTGGTATCAAAGCATCCTAATAATAAACTAAGGGCGCTTATTCTTGCTCCTACCCGCGAGCTGGCCATCCAGATCGGGGAATCTATCAGCAGCTACGGCCGGAATTTACGGTTCAGGCATGCGGTGATCTATGGAGGAGTGCCTAAAAATCAGCAGATCCGCGCCATGCGCGGGAATCCTGATATCGTGGTGGCAACACCCGGAAGGCTCCTTGACCTCATGGGAATGGGAGTCGTTAAACTGGATTCGATCAGTTTCTTTGTCCTGGACGAAGCCGACAGGATGCTGGATATGGGATTTATCCACGATATCCGCAAGATAGTCGCTAAGCTTCCGCCTGCCAGGCAGAACGTTTTCTTTTCCGCTACTATGCCTTCTGACATACGGCAGCTGGCCAATACGATTCTCCGGGATCCGGTGAATGTGGCCGTTACGCCGGTTTCTTCTTCATGTGAAACCGTGCAGCAGAGCATATTCATGGTAGAAAAAAACAACAAGCTTAATCTTTTACTCCACATATTGAGGGAAGAGCCGATTAAAAACGCCCTGGTTTTCAGCCGTACGAAACACGGTGCCGACAAACTGGCAAAATCCCTGAACAGTGTAGGAATAAATGCAGCCGCCATCCACGGGAACAAAACACAGGGAGCCCGGCAGATAGCCCTGGAGCGTTTCAAGAACGGCAAAGCGAGGGTACTTGTGGCTACTGATATTGCGGCCAGGGGAATTGACATTGACGAGCTTTCGCACGTAATCAATTTCCACCTTCCTAATGAGCCGGAAACCTATGTTCACCGGATTGGCCGTACCGGACGCGCAGGCGCCAGCGGTATTGCCTTCTCTTTTTGCGACCGGGAAGAACGCCCGTACCTCAAGAGTATTCACAAGCTGATAAGGAAAGAAATTCCGGTAAAGGAAGACCATCCTTTTCACATGCACATCGAGATTGCTGAAAAGCAGCCCGTTGTGTTCAACAAAAACCCGTTCAGACAGCGTGGGCGCAGGCCCGCTATGGCTGGCAGGCGCATTGCATAA
- the lysS gene encoding lysine--tRNA ligase, producing MTELSEQEQLRRQSLQDLRKLGIDPYPAGRYDVTAFAKDIKERYTEGSKAFEQVSLAGRIMSRRIMGSASFAELQDSSGRIQLYLNRDELCPGEDKTFYNTVFKKLLDIGDFVGVKGYVFTTKTGEISLHVKELEVLSKSLRPLPVVKRDEEGNIHDGFTDPEQRYRQRYVDLTVNPEVKRTFIIRSRLINTMRRFFDSRGWLEVETPILQAVHGGAAARPFKTYHNTLDMPLYLRIANELYLKRLIVGGIDGVYEIGKMFRNEGMDRTHNPEFTSMEIYVAYKDYLWMMEMVEELLESLATELLGGTKVKSGDREIDFKGPYERLTMYESIRKYTGIDVSGMDEATLLNTCRELGVPADATMGRGKLIDELFSEKVEDHLVQPTYIIDYPLEMTPLAKKHRQDEGLVERFELFINGKEIANAYTELNDPIDQRRRFEEQLELGKRGDEEAMALDEDFLRALEYGMPPTSGLGIGIDRLVMLLTGQSTIQEVLFFPQMRPEKKEKALSSEELESAGVPAEWAPVILKMGFKNLKELKAANPNKFFNDLGGMRKKMKLDLKMPAPEDVQNWLS from the coding sequence ATGACAGAATTAAGCGAACAGGAACAGCTGCGCAGGCAAAGCCTGCAGGACCTGAGAAAGCTGGGAATAGATCCCTATCCCGCCGGCAGATACGACGTAACCGCCTTTGCAAAAGATATTAAGGAGCGGTATACCGAAGGAAGCAAGGCGTTTGAACAGGTTTCGCTTGCCGGGCGGATCATGAGCCGGCGTATTATGGGAAGCGCCTCTTTTGCTGAATTGCAGGATTCCAGCGGAAGGATACAGCTTTACCTGAACCGGGATGAGTTATGCCCCGGAGAAGATAAAACATTCTATAATACCGTTTTTAAAAAGCTGCTGGATATCGGTGATTTTGTCGGGGTGAAGGGATATGTGTTTACTACAAAAACGGGTGAAATATCGCTGCATGTGAAGGAACTGGAAGTGCTTTCCAAATCTTTGAGGCCGCTTCCCGTTGTAAAGCGCGATGAAGAGGGTAACATACATGATGGCTTTACCGATCCGGAGCAGCGTTACAGGCAGCGTTACGTGGATCTCACGGTGAATCCCGAGGTAAAACGCACTTTTATTATCCGCTCCAGGCTGATCAATACCATGCGCCGTTTTTTTGATTCCCGGGGTTGGCTGGAGGTGGAAACACCTATTCTCCAGGCTGTACACGGCGGGGCCGCTGCAAGGCCTTTCAAGACCTATCATAATACCCTTGATATGCCGCTCTACCTGCGTATCGCCAATGAGTTATACCTGAAACGCCTTATCGTCGGGGGGATTGACGGCGTGTACGAGATTGGCAAGATGTTCCGCAACGAAGGCATGGATCGTACCCATAATCCCGAGTTTACTTCCATGGAGATCTACGTGGCCTACAAAGATTATCTCTGGATGATGGAAATGGTGGAAGAGTTGCTGGAAAGCCTGGCGACCGAACTCCTGGGAGGTACAAAGGTTAAATCAGGCGACCGGGAAATTGATTTTAAAGGACCCTATGAGCGGCTCACCATGTACGAGTCTATCCGTAAATACACCGGTATAGACGTTTCGGGCATGGACGAAGCCACGCTGCTGAACACCTGCCGGGAATTGGGAGTGCCGGCGGATGCTACCATGGGCCGCGGTAAACTAATTGATGAACTGTTCAGCGAAAAAGTGGAAGATCATCTTGTGCAGCCTACCTATATCATTGATTATCCCCTTGAAATGACTCCGCTGGCAAAAAAGCATCGCCAGGATGAAGGGCTGGTGGAACGCTTTGAACTATTCATAAACGGGAAAGAGATTGCGAACGCTTATACCGAGCTGAATGATCCCATTGACCAGCGCAGGCGCTTTGAAGAACAGCTGGAGCTTGGAAAAAGGGGAGATGAAGAAGCGATGGCGCTTGATGAGGATTTTTTGCGGGCCCTGGAATACGGAATGCCGCCCACTTCCGGGCTGGGTATAGGTATAGACCGGCTGGTAATGCTCCTGACAGGGCAGAGTACGATCCAGGAGGTGCTTTTCTTCCCGCAAATGCGGCCTGAAAAGAAAGAGAAGGCACTATCTTCTGAAGAACTGGAGAGCGCCGGCGTTCCCGCGGAGTGGGCTCCGGTTATTCTGAAAATGGGTTTTAAGAACCTGAAAGAATTAAAAGCGGCCAATCCTAATAAATTCTTTAACGACCTTGGCGGAATGCGGAAGAAAATGAAGCTGGACCTGAAAATGCCCGCCCCGGAAGATGTTCAGAACTGGCTGAGCTAG
- the ung gene encoding uracil-DNA glycosylase, which translates to MSTIQLDTSWLKYLEGEFSQEYMCQLRAFLQAEKEKGVHIYPPGSLIFNALNTTPFDKVKVVLLGQDPYHGAGQAHGLSFSVQKGIAIPPSLKNIYKELHADLGMEIPPHGDLTSWAEQGVLLLNATLTVQAGCAGSHQKKGWESFTDKIISIVSEEKEGVVFLLWGNYAKAKQPLIDGKKHLILTAAHPSPFSAHYGFLGCRHFSSTNEYLVSQGKDPVDWQIR; encoded by the coding sequence ATGTCAACCATTCAATTGGATACTTCCTGGCTGAAATACCTTGAAGGGGAATTCAGCCAGGAATACATGTGCCAGTTAAGAGCTTTTTTACAAGCGGAAAAAGAAAAGGGCGTGCATATTTACCCGCCGGGATCCCTTATTTTCAACGCGCTTAATACCACTCCTTTTGACAAGGTGAAGGTAGTATTGCTGGGGCAGGATCCCTACCATGGGGCGGGTCAGGCGCATGGCCTGTCCTTTTCGGTGCAAAAGGGAATTGCCATTCCGCCTTCGCTGAAAAATATTTACAAAGAACTTCATGCTGACCTGGGGATGGAGATCCCCCCGCACGGAGACCTTACCTCCTGGGCGGAACAAGGGGTATTATTGCTGAATGCGACCTTAACGGTGCAGGCCGGCTGCGCGGGTTCGCATCAGAAAAAGGGCTGGGAATCCTTTACGGATAAGATCATTTCTATTGTTTCGGAAGAAAAGGAAGGGGTTGTTTTCCTGCTTTGGGGGAATTATGCCAAGGCAAAGCAGCCGCTTATAGACGGTAAAAAACACCTGATCCTGACGGCGGCCCATCCTTCGCCTTTTTCGGCACACTATGGCTTTTTGGGCTGCCGCCACTTTTCCAGCACGAACGAATACCTGGTATCGCAGGGAAAAGACCCGGTTGACTGGCAGATCCGGTGA
- the smpB gene encoding SsrA-binding protein SmpB: protein MKDINIKNKKAHFEYHLLDRYVAGLKLLGTEIKSIREAKANINDAFCSFIDDTLYVRNMHIAEYSHGSFYNHESKRDRVLLLQKNELKKLRTKVNEKGLTIIPLRIFISQRGFAKLEIAVAQGKKEYDKRQSIKERDTQRELDRTFR from the coding sequence ATGAAAGATATAAACATCAAAAATAAAAAAGCTCATTTCGAGTACCATCTTCTTGACCGCTACGTAGCGGGCCTGAAGCTGCTTGGAACGGAGATCAAGTCTATACGCGAAGCGAAGGCCAATATCAATGACGCCTTCTGCTCTTTTATTGACGACACCCTGTATGTGCGGAATATGCATATTGCCGAATATTCCCATGGTTCCTTTTATAATCACGAATCAAAACGGGACAGGGTATTGCTGCTTCAGAAAAATGAACTGAAGAAGCTTAGGACTAAAGTGAATGAGAAAGGGCTTACCATTATTCCGCTGCGCATATTCATCAGCCAACGGGGGTTCGCCAAGCTCGAGATCGCTGTGGCACAGGGGAAAAAGGAATATGACAAAAGGCAGTCGATAAAAGAACGGGATACTCAAAGAGAACTCGACCGGACTTTCCGTTAA
- a CDS encoding metal-dependent transcriptional regulator, protein MNSFTEENYLKAIYKLSERTEEMVSTNAISEEMNTRAASVTDMLKKLSEKGLINYVKYQGVSLTSQGKVTAVNIIRKHRLWEVFLVNKLDFGWDEVHDIAEELEHINSEKLVDRLDEFLGCPQFDPHGDPIPTKTGKFREHDFIKLSKLERGESGVISGVSDHSSTFLHYLERLNMVLGKRISMVERNEYDGSVVVEDGEEAKYTSVRRCPIIY, encoded by the coding sequence ATGAATTCGTTTACAGAGGAAAATTACCTGAAAGCTATTTACAAGCTATCTGAAAGAACGGAAGAAATGGTCAGTACTAACGCTATTTCCGAGGAAATGAATACGCGGGCAGCGTCGGTGACGGATATGCTGAAAAAATTATCTGAAAAGGGATTGATCAACTACGTGAAATACCAGGGGGTGAGCCTTACGAGCCAGGGGAAGGTTACCGCGGTGAATATTATCAGGAAGCATCGCTTATGGGAAGTGTTCCTTGTAAATAAGTTGGATTTCGGATGGGATGAGGTGCATGATATTGCGGAGGAGCTGGAGCATATTAATTCGGAAAAGCTGGTTGACCGGCTGGATGAATTCCTGGGTTGCCCTCAGTTTGACCCGCATGGCGATCCTATTCCCACAAAGACGGGTAAATTCCGCGAACATGATTTTATCAAGCTGTCTAAACTGGAAAGAGGCGAGTCCGGTGTGATATCCGGGGTAAGCGATCACAGCAGTACCTTTTTGCATTACCTTGAACGGCTGAACATGGTGCTTGGCAAAAGGATCAGCATGGTGGAAAGAAACGAGTACGACGGTTCAGTAGTCGTGGAAGACGGGGAGGAAGCAAAATATACCTCAGTAAGGAGGTGTCCAATAATATACTAG
- a CDS encoding Lrp/AsnC family transcriptional regulator yields the protein MSTHLDKIDLHIIRLLQKDGRITNLQLSTEVGLSPAPTLERVRKLENNGYIKSYHANVNEEALGFGIKTFIQITVNLNLPDSRNNFIRKISEIDEVVECYHVTGESDFLLKVIVRDMHAFEVLVLEKFSKIEEINHQASMMVISTVKKNAVLPMDAG from the coding sequence ATGAGTACGCATCTTGACAAAATTGATCTGCACATCATTCGCCTGTTGCAAAAGGACGGGAGGATCACCAATTTGCAGCTTTCTACCGAAGTAGGGCTTTCGCCCGCACCCACCCTGGAGCGCGTCCGGAAACTGGAAAACAACGGGTACATTAAAAGTTATCACGCCAATGTTAACGAGGAAGCATTGGGATTCGGCATTAAAACCTTTATCCAGATAACAGTAAACCTCAACTTACCCGATTCCCGCAATAACTTTATAAGGAAAATTTCTGAGATTGACGAAGTAGTGGAATGCTACCACGTCACCGGCGAATCCGATTTCCTGTTGAAAGTGATCGTCCGCGATATGCATGCCTTTGAAGTCCTCGTACTGGAAAAGTTCAGTAAAATAGAAGAGATCAACCATCAGGCTTCTATGATGGTCATTTCCACCGTTAAAAAGAACGCTGTCCTGCCAATGGATGCCGGCTAG